The genomic window TGGAGGATATTTTTGTAACCCTATTGCCAACAGACAACAAGACCTATTTTTTATTAAGTTATTTTCAGCAGGACAAAAACTTATATGGACATTTAGGTGAGCAATTGACAAAGAGAAATAATTTAAAATCGGACATAACAATGCTTATAGCCGCACATACTGAAAATGTATATTTTAATCCAACATACTACACGACATTTATTGAAAAATATGAAAAGGAGTTGGAAGTAATAATGTTTCAATCACAAATGGACTACGCTTCAATTGACGAATATAGCAAACTGAATGTGGACTTCTCTTTTACACCAAGTAACTATTTAAATAACCCTTATGGTATTAACTTCTTTGGATACTGAAGTTATAAACTTGAAACGACACCGTTGCTTGGGCAGAGAAGCACGAACCGCTAACATTTAGCCGTATAGAAGAAAGTCCAAAGGAAAAATACAATAAAAAGCTAATCGTCACTTACAGATAATGATAAAATAAAACTACAACGGGCTTTCTGCTATAAAGCTGAGAGAAGGGTCTCTCAGTTCTCTCATCAGATGCATCTCTATGCATCTGGTCTTGAATAAAATTCAAGACTTCATTCGTTCATATTCAACGAGACCTCTTCTTAGGTGTCATAGTATATCAATTGAGTTTTTTTAGGTCAAGCTTTTACTTTTTTAGTAGTACAATTATTAGTTTTTTTGCATAGCTTCGCCACAGAAAAATCTACATTAATTTTTCTGGAAGTAAATGTATAACAATATTTATTTAGGGTAATTTTCATGGAATGTCGATGTTTATTAATGGAGAGCCTTTGTTTTGTATGGTCTGGACATCGATCAAAATGCCGTTGATGCAAATACTTGTTTTGATCAGGATTAATTTTCCAGTTTTGCAGATGGGACATAGACTTATGTCAATTCCTGTTTTGATCAATACGCGCAATTGAATTGGTATTTCCACTTTTGGCATTGGTGGCGGCAGTTTCAATAGATTATGCAACTTTGCAATACGTTCATTTTTACCTCGATGGGACAAATATCCCGCATGATGTGTATCATTCGGAGCAAGGGTTCCCACCAAAGAAAGTTCACTTTTGGATAAGCAAATGGTAAGTTGATTAACATAATAGTCACAAGAAAGACCCAAATTTTTCTCAAAATTGGCCTGTTTTAAGCCTGTGGAAGCTCTTATTTCTTAAGCAAACTATTTGACCTCCAACATAATGTTGCCTTTATTGGTCAAATAACTCAGTCAATTGAATCTTTATGGTATTTTATGTATTTGGATACATTAAAAAAGGTATATTTACAGTCTGATGTGGTCGCATTTATACATTGAACTATGAAAAACAACATTTTATTTGCAATACTCTGTACAACATTAATAATTAGTTGTGCCAAAGAAAATAAAAGCGAAGATAAAATTACATTTACTGGAATAACGAAGACTGATATTCAGGGATATATTATCTCAAAAGACAGTACAGACTGGAATTTTAATGATTTATGGATTGATCAAGAAACAAATCTATTTACTTCAAGAAATAATAGAAATTGCCTAAATACATTGGACTATAACATAATTGCATCACCAAATCCCAATAACGGAATCTTTATGATATCAACTGTAATGCCAAAAACTTCATTGGCAGAATTTAGACTTGTAGATGAAAAATTTAATAAATTAGTTTCATTAGATTCAATTTTTACAAAAGACACATTTAACTACAAAAGAATACAAATTAACGTTACTTCATTTAATCAAAAAGGAATCCTTAGGTTGTATTATAAAATGATTGAAAATAACTGTGAAGCTATTGGTCATGGTGATATATTAATTGAATAACAATAACCTGTATTCAACAGCAATTTGACAAAATGTCGGATTATGTTTTAAACTCAACTCGTGTTTTTTAAGTTAACTTTACAAATTATTTTATCTTATGAGCTACGAATTTCGTCTCATCGCCTTCCCTCCAGTCGTTTTAAATCATACAAAAATTGAAATTACCAACAATTAAGGATATTACTATGACAGCTGGAAAAATATTCCTTTTAATTTGCTTGACAATTTTTGCTTCCTGCAAAGGACAAGAAAAAACAAACACAACTAAAGACCCAAATAATTCCACTTCAAGCCCGAGAATAATTAGAAACTTTAAAGCTGTTGCCATTGCCCCTGATTTTGACACTACTTTAGTCAGCCAATATATTCGCAGTATTTTTCAAGACTCGAAAGGGAATTTATGGTTTGGTACATTAGGAGAAGGCGTTGTGAGATATGATATAAAAACGTTGACCTACTTTTCTTATCCCGATAATTTTATTAACAACTCCGTTTTTGCCATAAATGAAGATAAAAATGGAAATATTTGGTTTGGAACCGATCAAGGGCTTTACAAATACAATGGAAAAGTATTTAGAAATTACAAACAAAAAGATGGTTTAAATCATATTGAGATAAGCCGAAAAGGAATTCATGTCGACAAATCAGGTACAATTTGGATAGGAACTCATGGTGGAGTCTACCAATATGACCCTACTGCCGATAACAATGGGGAACAATGCATCAATCTATTTCCATTACTTCCATCAATAGATGTTGCAGGTATAATGGAAGACAACAATGGCAATATTTGGTTTGCTACTTCTGATAAAGGTGTCTTCAGGTACAATGGGTTGACGGTTGCCAATTTTAATGAGAAAAAAGGTCTAAGTGATAACTATGCAGGTGGTATTGCACAAGACCAAATAGGCAATATGTGGTTTACAATGAAAAACGGTATTTGCAAATTTGATGGAAATAATTTTACAGAATACACTCCTAAAGACGGCTTAGGCGGTACAGAGTTTTGGGGAATAAATATTGAACAGTCAGGTGTTGTTTGGGTCACAGCCCGAGGAAGTACGACGAGATTCGACCCTTCCATTCCATTGCCAAACACAAAAGCCTTTACAGTTTTTACACCGGATGATGGTTTGAATTGTTGCGTACAAAGTATGTACCAAGATAAATCTGGCAATATGTGGTGGGGTACAGGAGCAGGACTCTTTCGATTTGATGGCAAACGATTTTACCAGGTTAAACAAATGGGTCCTTGGTAAATTACTCAACTAGCAGACAATGCAGAGTTGAAAATAAAGCTCATAATAAACCAAACATTCGACGTCTTAAGGGCAAATATTTGGAGCTAGCAGATATAGCTGTACACTTGTAAATCCAATGACTAACTTTACAAATATTTGGGAATATCTTAGCCAATTCATTTCTCTTCATCAAACCTACACTGCAAATTGAGAATTATTTATACTAGAAAAAAATCATTATTCTTATAGCTAGATTATGTATGCTTATTTCAAATACATTTTATATCATGCAGGTATTTCAAGATTGTACTTATTGGCAGGTTAGCTAAAACTTTAAATGTAAGGGCTTCTTAATCGGTAAGCCAATAATTTATGGTACCATTTCTAAACCCTTCGAAGCAATCGTCAAATGAAGGATAAATCAATTTTGCACGAAGATTTATTGATAATTTTTTTAAACAATTGGTAAAGCAAATCGGGTGTGCTTCAAGTCATGGAGATATAAAAATTCTTTATAACATCGCAATCGCACATTTCAAATGCATATGATTTTAAATGGATGAGCAGATCATGTCTGCTGTAAAATCCAATGTCCGAAGGTCACTAATTGATCAAGGTTTGTAGCATGCTCATTACCTTGCAGCCATTGTTACTTACTCATTGACAACGCAGTCTTTATTTTAACCGGTCAAAATTTAAAAATTCCTATCCCCCTACAGGGAGGATTATTTAAGATCTTTCCATCACCCATTTAGCTACCGCCGGTGCCAATTCCTTTTGAGATTTTGCACCTACAAAAACTCCTATATGACCTCCCGGAAAAGCATACTCTTGCTTGTCTTTAGAGCCTATTTTGTCCATTACAGCTATTGTTGATTCATTTGGAATGATATTATCTTCTGTAGCATACACATTGAGGAAAGGCAATGTCATTTTCTTGAGATCCACTTTTTCTCCATTCATCTCAAATTCGCCTTTGATCAATTTATTATCCCGGAATAGATCTTTGATATACTTGCGATACATCTCGCCGCTTAGGTCTGGACAATCCGCCTTCCATTTTTCCATACGCAAGAAATTCATGATTTTATCACGATCTTCCATCATATCCATGACACCAAAATACTTTGCAATATCCATACTTGGCTTCAACATACTGAATGCGCTGTTGAGCATATTGGCACTGATGATTCCTTGAGTATCGACCATGGTATCTACATCTACATACTTGGTCCATTTGTAGAGCATATTACAGTTCGTATCATTAAAATCGTAAGGTGCAACATATGTAGTCAGGGTTTTCAATTTCTCTGGGTGCAGGGAGGCAAAAATCATGCTGAATAAACCACCCTGACATATACCCATTTTATGGATTTTATCTACTTTGTGTTTCTTACGGATAAAATCAATAGCATCATTCATGTACCCAAGTATATAATCTTCCATAGTCAGATATCGATCTGCTTTGGTTGGATAACCCCAGTCCATAATGTAAATATCCAAGCCTTCCTCTAGCAATTTTTTCATCAAACTGCGATCAGGTTGAAGGTCCAGAACATCATGACGATTCATGATCGCAAATGATACCAGTACCGGAATTTTGCATTTGGCTGGCGTGTCCCTATGATAATGATAGAGCTTCACCTTGTCTTGCTGCCATACCAATTCTTTGGGAGTGACAGCTACTTCTACTGATTCTATCGATGCGAGGGTCTTATATCCTTTTTGGATTTTGGTAGATATTTCTTGAACTTCGTTGAGAATAGATGCTGTATTGAACATTTCGTTTTTTTTGAATGGACAAAAGTAAGCTTATTTTTAAAAAAAAAGCCAGTCAAAAATTCTGACTGGCTTTTCAAATTCTTTCAGTAATTTATTTTTTCTTTGTACTTGCCTTTGGAGCAGGATCAGAAGCTGCAGATTGTTGAGACTTAGCTGTTTCAAACATTTTCTCAAGATTTCTGTACATTTTCTTTAAGTCATAAAGATTCTTGTACACCTCATCCATCTCAGTTCTAGTGGCTACAGGAATATTGGCAAATAAAGTTTTCTCCATCTGACCATCTATAGCGGATTTGATTTTCAATTGAAGACTGCTGACTTCAGTCATTAATTTGCTATAAGAATCCGATTGAAACAAATTGGTAAACACGTCATCTCCTATCATCAACCATTCTTGGTACAGCTTCACTATGGAATCAATTTCTTTACCTTCTTTGAGGTTTGTTGCAACTTTTGTCGCCAATGTATCCATCGCCTTTGTAGCATGTTGATAAATCATGTACTGTAGTTCGCTATTTTTTATAGAGAATTCCATCATTTGATCCGCGATTTGATTCCAATCTTTTACAGTCTTCACACTGTCGTTCTCGTTGATCACCTTCGACAATGGAGAGATTGCATTATCGAACGCCTGTTTCCAATTAGAATACATGTTCATCATATTACTGAATGGATTGGCTGTATTGGACTGGAATTGGTTGAATTGGGATTTCATTCCTTCATAATTATGAAGGCCGGCCTCAGCAGCTTGTTTCATCATATTGACGAACTGAACATTCATTTGTTCTACCATTTTCTGGCTACCATCTGGCATAAATTTGAAGAATCCATCTACGAATGTTTTGAACTTTTGAGTATCCATCATTGACATAAACATTTCATTATTGAAAGTTTTGTCTTGCATGCTTTTGAACATTGGCATCCACAATTCGAAGAATTTACTCAAATTCGATTGCATATCTTTCATTCCTTTGAAAGACTCAGCAGAAGTCATGTTATTAAATGACTTTGTCCATTCTCCATAAGCTTGATTCATCATATCAAAATACTGCTTAGTGTAGTTACTCCAGTTATTGATATACTCATTTGCCATATTCTGGTTAGAATAGTTGAACGGATTGCCATTCATCATATTCATCCATGGATTTTGATTCATCATATTCTGGTTCTGATTCATCCAGTTTTGCCAATTAGAAAACCAATCTTGAGTCTGCTGATTTGAATTGGTGAACTGGAAGGCATTCTTTGCATAGTTCATTTGATTTTCGAACCATTGATTGAAATAATTTTGAGTATTTTCAGATTGATTTTTCATTTCTTTTGTTGTTTTTTCCAAATTTGAAATAGAATTTTCCAGAATACTTTTTTGACTGTCAACGCTGTCTTTGTATAGTTTATAGCCTTTGTCAAGAGACTCTTGCGCTACAGGGAAGTCTTTTGTCAGTTTTTTAGTATATTCTACGGCATTTGCGACGAAATTAGCCTGGTTTTCAAGGATTTGATCAAGAATTCCGTTGGTTTTATTTGATTCAGCCATTTTAGTAAAATAATTTGTTTATGAAAAGATTAAAATTGTAATATTGCGACGCAAAGATAAGGTATTAGTAACTCATTAATTGTCAACAAATTATTAAATTTATTGAATATGCTACAAATAGGAGATCAATTTAAGCATACTTTCGCTTATTCTCAGTCGGATGTAGACACTTTTGCCCGGGTTTCGGGAGATACCAATCCACTTCATATCGACCCTGAAGCTGGTAAAAATAGCATGTTCGGGAAGTGTATAATTCATGGATTTTTAGGTGGGGCAGTGTTTACGAAGATTTTTGGAGCACTCTGGAAAGCTGATGGTCATGTCTACTTGAAGCAGACTATGCAGTGGCTCAGACCCATGTTTGTCGATACGGATTATCAAGCAGTGATAACCGTAAAAGAGGTGTATAAAGAAAAAAATCGTGTCTTGTACGATTGTAGCATTTTTGAACTCAGCAGCGGCGAACAGGTGTTTACAGGTGAAGCGCTTCTGATGAACAAGAAGCAATACATCTGGGAATAATTGTCAGGATCTTGAATTTATGTCTAATTGGCACCATACAAAGGTGTAGTTTGGATGAATTTCACTTCAAATAGGCGAGCAAAACTGAATGTTGGTACCTACTGAAATGATTTTTAAGCTGGGTCCAATTGGCAACAAAAAATTAAATCCGATTAAAATTTAGCTCGCCAAGACTTTGGGTTAATCTTTCAATTTTATACCTACTGCACAGAA from Saprospiraceae bacterium includes these protein-coding regions:
- the phaC gene encoding class III poly(R)-hydroxyalkanoic acid synthase subunit PhaC; this encodes MFNTASILNEVQEISTKIQKGYKTLASIESVEVAVTPKELVWQQDKVKLYHYHRDTPAKCKIPVLVSFAIMNRHDVLDLQPDRSLMKKLLEEGLDIYIMDWGYPTKADRYLTMEDYILGYMNDAIDFIRKKHKVDKIHKMGICQGGLFSMIFASLHPEKLKTLTTYVAPYDFNDTNCNMLYKWTKYVDVDTMVDTQGIISANMLNSAFSMLKPSMDIAKYFGVMDMMEDRDKIMNFLRMEKWKADCPDLSGEMYRKYIKDLFRDNKLIKGEFEMNGEKVDLKKMTLPFLNVYATEDNIIPNESTIAVMDKIGSKDKQEYAFPGGHIGVFVGAKSQKELAPAVAKWVMERS
- a CDS encoding MaoC family dehydratase, giving the protein MLQIGDQFKHTFAYSQSDVDTFARVSGDTNPLHIDPEAGKNSMFGKCIIHGFLGGAVFTKIFGALWKADGHVYLKQTMQWLRPMFVDTDYQAVITVKEVYKEKNRVLYDCSIFELSSGEQVFTGEALLMNKKQYIWE
- a CDS encoding regulator; the encoded protein is MTAGKIFLLICLTIFASCKGQEKTNTTKDPNNSTSSPRIIRNFKAVAIAPDFDTTLVSQYIRSIFQDSKGNLWFGTLGEGVVRYDIKTLTYFSYPDNFINNSVFAINEDKNGNIWFGTDQGLYKYNGKVFRNYKQKDGLNHIEISRKGIHVDKSGTIWIGTHGGVYQYDPTADNNGEQCINLFPLLPSIDVAGIMEDNNGNIWFATSDKGVFRYNGLTVANFNEKKGLSDNYAGGIAQDQIGNMWFTMKNGICKFDGNNFTEYTPKDGLGGTEFWGINIEQSGVVWVTARGSTTRFDPSIPLPNTKAFTVFTPDDGLNCCVQSMYQDKSGNMWWGTGAGLFRFDGKRFYQVKQMGPW